From the genome of Malus sylvestris chromosome 6, drMalSylv7.2, whole genome shotgun sequence, one region includes:
- the LOC126626036 gene encoding uncharacterized protein At4g10930-like isoform X3 encodes MRVLGDTMEVDLVTSPMQEEDAFGVDENYQNDNPNFEGETCGICMNAIIDRGVLDCCQHWFCFSCIDNWATITNLCPLCQNEFQMITCVPVYDTIGSSKADEDSTYSDDDWCIEGTNNTLSFPSYYIDENAVTCLDGDGCKIRSGSVAIEGDSNLDTSIACDSCELWYHAFCVGFDAEGTSESTWLCPRCVVDEMTKKSDAGSVQRSNKQYGPENANGEPEAEDNLSRKVSVSVADSGETAVVVSMAGENRGYGKPSESILPAGEVGKDLKSKELVLSTDNSHKLEKPSWERNINQPVLEAQQLKLSLSSDTSSLPSNSLAPKQLRMSTDGSTNEPSSFDGITNASGKTFDESQISNKQSDNDSNVGLHLGLSVVSFLSAAGMNNNDTEDVKQHNPSEEYFSKADTLVPKEVTEDVKQHDRWEGYSPIADEIVPDANLDAPGSTSGGKRKRIDCSDDIHIIEDDGDTDPKIETKVSAKKIGEDEKTQCMGSNDQAKESVPDDSENCSILTVAHKDSMLSSQPVEGNTTSDIMSIVRTTKRKSSKGIARSNTADKSSQEQETVPGLRVKKIMRRAAEDKDSPVTVQTLRKEIREAVGKISSKGIGENLFNPKLLHAFRTAIAGGPQTEPVKKVPHLALNAKKAILQKGKVRVNLTKKIYGTSNGRRKRAWDRDWQIEFWKHRSLGTTEPEKIETLKSVLNLLKERSERVDTEQESDKQSTNPILSRLYLADVSVLPRKDDIKPLLPLKTAETSTVSSKGRVPSLEKYGTKNNVPSSENGAASNKVHQDKRLEGSLVSLSGASKSKTTSEVVDKTDKRKWALEVLARKSGAGTKTTNEKREDNTLKANYPLLAQLPIDMRPVLAPSRHNKIPLSVRQTQLYRLTEHFLKKANLRVIRRTADMELAVVDAINIEKGVADRSSSKLVYMNLCSQEILHRSENRKSSAGAAPVNSSSPSSVPADRAEQAANELPTDPIIEAALRNAGLLSDSPPNSPHPNVEVPAEEDGPSLDIREEGSDNVFEMDFQPDLDIYGDFEYNLEEEDYIGAAAAKISNPQPEEGAPKLKLVFSTLQPERSNQNLDSEKTETTVEVQKDSSSMLENHTCSGLENSIMEGGTDESSVPLESLFGKEGEELSVAECEELYGPDKEPLITKFPEASEKLSGLIDEALVKDKDSKEKENCAPKSNQAVKTNGLGKENNLKKMLVASGGCNSANHIQPGENVDTKEKKSTTDSNNQSNSVGSVSKKVEAYIKEHIRPLCKSGVITAEQYKWAVAKTTDKVMKYHSKSKNANFLIKEGEKVKKLAEQYVETAQQNENS; translated from the exons ATGCGAGTGTTGGGTGATACAATGGAAGTTGATTTAGTTACGAGTCCAATGCAAGAGGAAGATGCTTTTGGAGTTGATGAGAACTATCAAAAT GACAATCCCAATTTCGAGGGTGAAACATGTGGGATATGCATGAATGCAATAATCGACAGGGGTGTTCTCGATTGCTGCCAGCATTG GTTCTGTTTCTCATGCATTGACAATTGGGCTACCATTACAAACCTCTGCCCGCTTTGCCAGAATGAATTTCAAATGATCACATGTGTTCCA GTATATGATACTATTGGGAGCAGCAAAGCAGACGAGGACTCAACTTATAG TGATGATGATTGGTGTATTGAAGGGACGAATAACACTCTCTCATTTCCATCATACTACATTGATGAAAAT GCAGTTACATGCTTGGATGGAGATGGCTGCAAAATTCGAAGTGGATCAGTGGCTATTGAGGGAGATTCCAATCTTGATACATCAATTGCTTGTGATTCATGTGAATTATG GTACCATGCTTTCTGTGTGGGATTTGATGCGGAGGGCACATCTGAGAGTACATGGTTATGCCCAAG ATGTGTAGTTGATGAGATGACAAAAAAATCAGATGCAGGTTCAGTCCAGAGGTCTAACAAACAGTATGGTCCAGAAAATGCTAATGGTGAACCTGAAGCTGAGGATAATCTTTCTAGAAAGGTATCTGTTTCTGTTGCTGATAGTGGTGAGACAGCTGTTGTGGTCTCAATGGCTGGCGAAAATCGTGGGTATGGAAAACCAAGTGAAAGCATTTTGCCAGCCGGTGAAGTTGGAAAGGACCTGAAGTCTAAAGAATTGGTATTGTCTACTGACAATAGCCACAAATTGGAAAAACCTTCCTGGGAAAGAAATATTAACCAACCAGTTCTTGAAGCTCAGCAACTAAAACTGTCCCTATCCAGTGATACCTCCAGTTTACCTTCAAATTCTTTAGCACCAAAGCAGTTAAGGATGAGTACTGATGGATCAACGAATGAGCCTAGTAGTTTTGATGGCATCACGAATGCTTCTGGAAAGACCTTTGATGAATCACAGATTAGTAACAAACAGTCTGACAATGACTCCAATGTGGGTCTTCATCTTGGGTTATCTGTGGTCTCGTTTTTGTCTG CTGCTGGCATGAATAATAATGACACTGAAGATGTGAAGCAGCACAATCCTTCAGAAGAATATTTTTCAAAAG CTGACACTCTCGTACCAAAAGAAGTGACTGAGGATGTGAAGCAGCACGATCGTTGGGAAGGATATTCACCTATAG CTGACGAAATTGTACCAGATGCTAATTTGGATGCCCCTGGATCGACTTCTGGTGGAAAGAGAAAGCGTATTGATTGCAG CGATGACATTCATATCATTGAGGATGATGGAGATACTGACCCTAAGATTGAGACCAAAGTTTCTGCTAAGAAAATCGGAGAGGATGAGAAGACACAATGCATGGGTTCCAATGACCAAGCCAAAGAATCTGTTCCAGATGATTCTGAAAACTGTTCTATCCTGACTGTAGCTCATAAAGATAGCATGTTATCATCTCAACCTGTTGAGGGGAACACCACTTCCGATATAATGAGCATTGTTAGAACTACGAAGCGTAAATCTTCTAAGGGGATTGCACGCTCTAATACTGCTGATAAATCATCACAAGAACAAGAAACTGTGCCTGGTTTGAGAGTTAAAAAGATCATGAGGAGAGCTGCTGAGGACAAGGACTCGCCTGTGACAGTTCAGACACTGAGAAAAGAAATAAGAGAAGCTGTCGGTAAAATTTCTTCAAAAGGTATTGGCGAAAACCTTTTCAATCCAAAGCTTCTTCATGCCTTTAGGACTGCTATAGCAGGAGGACCTCAAACTGAACCTGTTAAGAAGGTACCACATTTGGCACTGAACGCAAAGAAGGCAATATTGCAGAAGGGAAAAGTACGTGTGAATCTAACAAAAAAGATTTATGGGACATCCAATGGAAGAAGAAAACGTGCATGGGACCGGGACTGGCAAATCGAATTTTGGAAGCATCGCAGCTTAGGAACTACAGAGCCTGAAAAGATTGAGACTTTGAAGTCAGTTCTTAACCTTCTGAAAGAGAGGTCAGAGCGTGTAGATACAGAGCAGGAGTCCGATAAGCAGTCCACAAATCCAATTCTTTCAAGGTTGTATTTAGCAGATGTATCGGTACTCCCAAGAAAAGATGATATTAAGCCGCTCTTACCTCTTAAAACTGCTG AAACGAGTACGGTTTCATCAAAAGGCCGGGTTCCTTCATTGGAGAAATATGGGACTAAGAATAATGTTCCAAGCTCAGAGAATGGCGCTGCGTCTAACAAAGTACATCAAGACAAACGCTTGGAAGGATCCTTGGTTTCTTTGTCTGGTGCTTCCAAATCTAAAACCACGAGTGAAGTGGTTGATAAAACTGACAAAAGAAAATGGGCTCTAGAAGTTCTTGCCAGGAAAAGTGGTGCAGGCACAAAAACGACAAATGAAAAACGGGAAGACAACACACTCAAAGCGAATTACCCTTTGCTA GCTCAATTACCAATAGACATGAGGCCAGTTTTGGCACCCAGTCGTCATAATAAAATCCCCTTATCAGTGAGGCAG ACACAGCTGTACCGTCTGACTGAGCACTTTTTGAAGAAAGCGAATCTGCGGGTGATCCGTAGAACTGCGGATATGGAGTTAGCTGTTGTAGATGCAATAAATATAGAAAAGGGGGTTGCTGATAGGTCAAGCAGCAAGCTAGTGTATATGAATCTATGTTCCCAGGAGATATTGCATCGTTCAGAAAATAGGAAGTCTAGTGCAGGTGCAGCCCCGGTAAATAGTTCATCCCCATCTTCAGTCCCTGCTGATAGAGCAGAACAAGCTGCCAATGAACTTCCAACTGATCCTATAATTGAAGCAGCACTGAGAAATGCTGGTCTTCTGTCCGATTCTCCTCCAAATAGTCCACATCCCAATGTGGAAGTTCCTGCTGAAGAAGATGGCCCCTCGTTAGATATCAGAGAGGAAGGGTCTGATAATGTATTTGAAATGGATTTTCAGCCGGATCTGGACATATATGGTGACTTTGAGTATAATTTGGAAGAGGAAGACTACATTGGCGCTGCTGCTGCAAAAATCTCCAATCCACAACCAGAAGAAGGGGCACCAAAATTGAAACTGGTGTTCTCTACACTTCAACCTGAAAGATCTAATCAGAATCTAGATTCTGAGAAGACAGAGACGACTGTTGAAGTACAAAAAGATTCTTCCAGCATGCTCGAGAATCATACTTGTTCAGGTTTGGAAAACTCCATCATGGAGGGTGGGACTGACGAATCTAGCGTTCCTCTGGAATCCTTGTTCGGTAAAGAAGGTGAAGAACTTTCTGTTgcagaatgtgaagaattgtaTGGACCTGATAAAGAGCCACTGATAACGAAATTTCCAGAAGCATCAGAAAAGCTATCTGGATTgattgatgaagctttggttAAAGATAAAGATTCTAAAGAGAAGGAAAATTGTGCGCCAAAGTCAAACCAAGCAGTAAAAACAAATGGATTGGGTAAGGAGAACAATTTGAAAAAGATGCTTGTTGCCAGTGGTGGATGCAACTCAGCGAACCACATACAACCAGGTGAAAATGTTGATACGAAGGAGAAGAAATCCACTACGGATTCTAACAACCAGTCTAACAGCGTTGGTTCTGTATCTAAGAAG GTGGAAGCCTACATTAAAGAGCACATCAGACCGCTATGCAAGAGTGGCGTGATTACGGCTGAACAATACAAGTGGGCTGTCGCGAAAACAACTGATAAGGTTATGAAATACCATTCTAAATCCAAGAATGCAAATTTCCTAATTAAGGAAGGTGAGAAGGTGAAGAAACTCGCAGAGCAGTATGTTGAGACAGCCCAACAGAACGAAAACAGCTGA